The proteins below are encoded in one region of Rhizophagus irregularis chromosome 13, complete sequence:
- a CDS encoding uncharacterized protein (SECRETED:cutsite_VYS-ST; SECRETED:prob_0.8643); SECRETED:SignalP(1-23), translating into MSKSKSILSLILLLFLFLEIVYSSTFNIVTDKKEFKPSTELYGVFSQREKDLELGGYHKAEIYFKTTVPSINPDQSGVKSVDCSDGNKITLNLDDGNAIKNVNNWPNTVMLMVSHKWDCFKKNETQFFLTKNKSIDIPNKKVTFTTESCDVSDWAKNFAIDLTWVERKRSSRRNSINKRIPLPTIDKSGTLNLNVLFDETTGKSSKPNLSLFSNSDISVLCTDCFMKGEATISAKFAGSFSLSGVKLDEATVSLSGSALMNLDLLVNGTIASTFNFDTELISVPLPGFPGIPGIFSLGPSIDLVVASKVAANITGSLSFGGDVGLPSFNANASFVDITKPTFIQSGFVPESNLHKPKFGISSASVDINGSIKPQLAFGVDVLKGKFEKKVGFQIVGSLDNNISFGNKAACTRKTQPRLKTDINGNLGFFVNEKGFPVVNFPTINLIDKCL; encoded by the coding sequence aTGTCCAAATCAAAATCCATCctaagtttaattttattattattcttgtTTCTTGAAATCGTTTACTCTTCAACTTTTAATATCGTTACggataaaaaagaattcaaacCATCAACCGAACTTTATGGTGTTTTCAGTCAAAGAGAAAAAGATCTTGAACTTGGAGGTTACCATAAAgcagaaatttattttaaaactacCGTACCCTCAATAAATCCCGATCAAAGTGGCGTAAAAAGTGTCGATTGTAGCGATGGTAATAAGATTACTCTTAACCTAGATGACGGAAATGCTATCAAGAACGTTAATAATTGGCCAAATACCGTAATGTTAATGGTTTCCCATAAGTGGGACTGTTTTAAAAAGAATGAgacccaattttttttgacaaaaaataaatctatcgATATacctaataaaaaagtaacCTTTACTACGGAAAGTTGCGATGTTTCTGATTGGGCTAAAAATTTTGCCATTGACCTTACCTGGGtggaaagaaaaagaagtaGTAGACGTAATAGTATTAACAAAAGAATCCCACTTCCAACAATTGATAAAAGTGGTACATTGAATTTAAACGTTTTATTCGATGAAACAACAGGAAAATCATCAAAACCCAACCTTTCACTTTTTTCCAATTCCGATATTTCTGTATTATGTACAGATTGTTTTATGAAAGGTGAAGCCACAATTTCTGCTAAATTTGCTGGTAGTTTTTCTCTTTCCGGTGTAAAATTAGATGAAGCTACAGTTTCATTAAGTGGAAGTGCCTTAATGAATCTTGATCTTTTAGTAAATGGTACTATTGCAAGtacatttaattttgataCCGAACTTATTTCTGTACCTTTACCCGGTTTTCCTGGTATACCAGGAATTTTCAGTCTTGGTCCTTCAATAGATCTTGTTGTTGCATCTAAAGTAGCTGCAAATATAACAGGTTCTCTTAGTTTTGGTGGTGATGTTGGTTTGCCAAGTTTTAACGCTAATGCTTCTTTTGTTGATATAACTAAACCAACATTTATACAATCAGGTTTTGTACCTGAATCAAATTTACATAAACCAAAATTTGGTATTTCTTCTGCTTCCGTTGATATTAATGGTTCAATTAAACCACAATTAGCTTTTGGTGTTGATGTACTTAAaggaaaatttgaaaagaaagTTGGTTTTCAAATCGTTGGTTCtcttgataataatatttcttttggtAACAAAGCTGCTTGTACAAGAAAAACCCAACCCCGTCTTAAAACTGATATTAATGGTAATTTAGgtttttttgttaatgaaaAAGGTTTCCCTGTTGTGAATTTCCCTAccataaatttaatagataaatgtttataa